From the genome of Peptoniphilus sp. ING2-D1G:
GTGCCTTTTATTGGGAAGATCGCCGTGAGTTACTTGAAGTACATTCACTACATAGGGACTGAATATTTCTTTGACAAGTCGGATTTTTATCTTTTGGGGAGAAGGGCTTCCTTTGAAAAAATGGAAGACTACGGCAGAAAATACCGAGAAAACTTGGAAAGGGAAAAGATCAGAAGAGAAGAGCAAAGAAGAAAAGCTCAAGAGGAAGAATTCAGGAGAAGATTTGAAGACTTCGGAGGGTTTCATACCTATACCTTTGATGATTTTGACAATTTCGAGGAATTTTTCAGAGATGCGGGATACGGAAATTATCAGGGCGATTATGGCGGAAACTATCAAAACCGAGGCGGAAATTACCAAAACACGGGAGGCTCAATGAGCTTTAAAGCTCAGTACGAAAAATCCTGCAATATTTTGGGAGTAAATTACAATGCGGACAAGTACGAAATCAAGTTGGCATATAAAAAGATGGCGAAATTATACCATCCCGACATAAACAAAGAACCGGGGGCAACGGAAAAGTTCCAGGAAATAAACAACGCCTATGATTTTCTATCAGATGAAAATATAGAAAGATATAAAAAACTGCAATAGAAGAGGTGAACAAAGGACAGGTAAAATAAATGCCCGCAATCTACGGAATATTCCAATTTGATAATAAGTGTTATAGGATTGATGATAGCCATATATGCCTATGTTCACAGAAAAAGATAGGATTTTTGGCAAAGATATTGTAAATTGTAAAATTTACAATATCTTTATAAAGAAAAAGTTACTTAGATAAAATAAATTTATCTAAGTAACTTGGTCATGGTCGGGATGAAAGGATTTGAACCTTCGACCCCATGCACCCCATACATGTGCGCTACCGGGCTGCGCTACATCCCGACAAGGATATAAAATTATAAAATAGTTTTTTAAATAGATAGTACTTTCAGAATGGTCGGGATGAAAGGATTTGAACCTTCGACCCCATGCTCCCGAAGCATGTGCGCTACCAAACTGCGCTACATCCCGATGTCAGAATGAAATTATAACATAATATTTACAATTATTCAACGGTGAAATTATGAATAAAGTCAATTACAACATAAAGATGAAAAATATAATAAGTGAATTGAATTCAAAAAAATCTTTGTTATTGCACTCCTGTTGTGCTCCTTGTTCCAGTGCTGTCTTAGAAAGATTGAGGGAATATTTTGACATTACGGTTTTATATTACAATCCTAATTTGGATTCGCAAAGGGAATTCGAAAGGCGAGTGGAGGAACAAAAAAGACTGTTGGGACAACTCAATTCGGAGATAGAGTTGCTGATAATAGATTATGAACCGGAGCAATACTACGAGGCTATAAAAGGACATGAGAAGGACGAGGAAGGCGGAGAAAGATGTAGCATATGTTTTGATCTAAGGTTGGATAAGACTGCAAAAATAGCCAAGGAAAAAAACTTTGATTTCTTTACAACGACTTTATCCATCAGCCCACATAAAAACTCACAAGTGTTAAACAAAATAGGATGTGAGATTTCACAAAAATACGGTATCCGCTATCTTTATTCGGATTTTAAGAAGGAAGAAGGATACAAGAGATCCATAGAACTGTCAAAGGAGTATGATTTATACAGACAGGATTATTGCGGTTGCATTTATTCAAAGGTACAAAAATATTAATATTCTATTAAAAATTATTTATAAAAATAAAATCTCAGTCGTCAATTAACTGAGATTTTTTATTAACCCCGGTTCGACAGGGGTCAGTTGATATTTTGATGTTATATGGTTTTTAGGGGCGGATGTTTTCATCCGCCCGTTATATATCATTTTTGTTTTAACAAGTATTCCAATATTTGAATTGTGTTAAGTGCGGCGCCTTTTCTGGTGTTGTCGGCGACTGAGATGAAGTTGATTCCGTTTTCAACTGAATAGTCACGTCTTATTCTGCCGACATAGACTTCATCTTTGCCTGTGGTTACTATGGGCATGGGATAAATGTTGTTTTTTACATCATCATAAAGTACAATCCCTTCTTCCTTATCAAAGAGTTCAAATATATCCTTTAGTTCAAAGGGTTTTTCAGTTTCGACAGCCATGGAGACCATATGAGATTCAAATACGGGGATTCTAACTGTAGTAGCGGTAATTCTGATATCTTGATCTCCTAAAATCTTTCTGGTTTCATTGACCATTTTCATTTCTTCCTTTGAATATCCGTCTTCAAGAAAATCATCGATATGTGGCAGGGCATTGCCCGCTATTTGGTAAGGATAGAATTTATTTTTGCCGGCCCACAAGCCTGTTTTCAAATCTTCAATGCCGTTTACCCCTGATCCGGAGACGGCTTGATATGTGCTGTAAACTATTCTTTTTATTCCATATTCTCTATAAATCGGATAAAGAGGAACTACCGATTGGATAGTGGAACAATTGGGGCTGGCGATTATTTTTTGTCCGAGAGCTTTATCTCCATTTATTTCAGGAACAACTAAGGGTTTATCGTCATGCATTCTAAATCCCGAGGAGTTGTCGATAACGGTTATTCCCATTTCTGCAGCTATGGGACTAAATTTTAACGAAAGATGAGAATCAAGAGCACAAAGAGCATATTCGATATTTTTGCCCTTTAAGTTTTCTTCAGTCAATTCTTCAACGGTATATTCTTCGCCTTTAAATTCTATTTTTTTGCCGGCAGAATTTGCCGAAGAGAAAAAGTAAATGTTCTCGATATCAATATTTCTTTCTTCCAGAATACTTCTCATTTTTTGGCCCACAAGTCCGGTAGATCCAAAAATTGCAAGATTTATTTTGCTCAAAATCAACACCCTTTCCTTTTAATTCAGCTAAAATAATATCATTTAATCCTGTTGTTGTCAAATTTAATGTTTGTAAAATAGCGATTTTAAGGGAAGCATTAGAAGAAATATGCTCATTGGAACTCAATATTATGTTATAATCGAAAAAGGAATAAATACAAGGAGAATATAGATGATAGAAATAGCTTTATTGGGATTTGGAACTGTGGGCAAAGGAACTTATGAAATCATAAAAAAAAGATCCGAGCAAATAAAAAAAGTTCTGAAGGATGAACTTAAAGTATCCAAAATACTTGTAAGAAATACGGCAAAATACAAGGGAGAAGAGAATGTTTTCACAGATGATTATGATGAGATATTAAAGGATGATAATATTTCATTGGTTTGTGAAATGACAGGAGACTTGGAGAACAGCTATAGATATATAAGGGATGCGCTAAAGGCAAAGAAACACGTCGTCACTTCCAACAAAGCCGTTGTAAGTGAAAATCTGTCCTACTTCGTAGATTTGGCTGATGAAAATGAAGTAAATTTTTTATTTGAGGCATCTGTGGGAGGTTCAATACCAATTATAACACCGCTGATATCTCAATGCGTGATCAATGATATTCACAGAGTCAGAGGAATTTTAAACGGGACGAGCAACTTTATACTGTCCAAGATGTACAACGAAAATTTATCCTATGAAGATGTTCTGAAGGAGGCTCAAGCTTTGGGATATGCAGAAGCCGATCCCTATGAAGATGTAGAGGGAATAGATGCCCTTAGAAAACTTAAAATACTCAGCTCCATAGCTTTTTGCAAGGACATTGAAAACAGCGAGATTTTGTCAGAGGGAATATCTTCCATACTGCCTGTGGACATAGAAGTCTTTAAAGAAAAAGGATTTAAGATAAAACTTGTTGCGGAGTCCTTTTTAGATGAGAATAAATATGCCCTGATTGTTGAACCTGTGTTGGTTGAATCGGAGGATCCCCTTTATTTTATAGAGGGAAGCAACAATATTGTTGAAATATTCGCAGACAACTATTCGAGTTTGTCTTTTATGGGAGAAGGCGCAGGGAAACTTCCAACGGGCAATGCTGTAGTCATAGACATAATTGATTCGCTGTTATCAAATAACTTGAAATTTAAATTGGATAATACAAAAATAAAATGTGTCGGAAAATTCAAAGGTTCTTACTATGTCAGAACGAAGGAAAAAATAGATGAAAATTTATTGGAAGAATTCTTTGAAAGGGATGGTTTTGTAATTTCAAGAACAAAGATGATCGACAGAGATAAACTAAAAATGGAACTTCGAAAATTCCGAGATGAAGACTGCTTCATAGCGAGATTTGAAAGGGAGGATTTAGCATGAGAGTATCTATTACATCGAAAATACCGGCAAATATTTTAAAGAAAATTAAAGAAAATTTCGAGGTAAAATATCACGACTCCGAGACTCCCCTTTCCAAGGCTGAAATAATAGAAGGTCTTGCGGATTGTGATGCTTTAGTATGTCCTCTTTCCGATAAAATTGACGAAGAAATAATAGATGGAGCGGTGGATTTAAAAATCATAGCCAATTACGGGGCGGGATTTGACAATATAGATATAAATGCGGCGGCAAAGAGAAATATTGTCGTAACCAATGCGCCTGCGCCCTCTTCTGCAGTTTCCACTGCAGAACTTACCTTTGCACTTATTTTGATGATTGCAAGAGACATGCTCAGAGCTGAAAAAAACTTAAGAGATGGCAATTTCAAAGGTTGGCGACCGACTTATTTTTTGGGCGAACAGTTAAAATCAAAGACCTTGGGAATAATAGGTCTTGGAAATATAGGTAAAAATCTTGCGAAAAGGGCTCTCAGCTTTGAAATGAATGTAGTTTATCACTCCAGAAACAGAAAAGAGGACGTGGAAAATTTAGGAGTTAAATACATGGAAAGGGACGATTTGATAAGAAGTGCGGATTTTTTAAGCTTGCACACTGCCTTTTCTCCGGAACTCAGACACATGATTTCAGACAGAGAATTTGAGCTTATGCCCGAAAGTGCTTACTTGATCAATGCGGCAAGGGGACCCCTTGTAGATGAAAGGGCGCTGATATGCGCCTTGACGGAGGGCAAAATCAGGGGGGCGGCTCTTGATGTCTATGAATTTGAACCGAAGATTTCAGATGAGCTTTTAGAGCTCGAAAATGTAGTACTGATGCCTCACTTAGGCAATGCAACATATGATGCCAGAAGGGAAATGGGAGAGGCTGTTCTTGATAATTTGATGGATTTTAAAGAAGGACAAAGACCGAGAAATAAAGTCAACTAATAGATTGGAGGAAATTATGAAATTAGGATTTGGCTCAGATCATGCCGGATATGAACTCAAAGAGAAATTAAAGAAGTATTTAGAAGATAAGGGATATGAGTGTGTGGATTATGGAACTCACAGCACGGAAAGAGTGGATTATCCCGACTTCGGAAAAATCGTCGGAGAAAAGGTAGCGGCGGGAGAAGTGGATAAGGGTGTGCTTGTATGCGGTACGGGCGTTGGAATTTCCCTTGCTGCAAATAAGATAAAGGGCATAAGGGCGTGCGTATGTTCTGAACCCTATACGGCCATGATGAGCGCAAGGCACAATAATGCAAATATAATAGCCATGGGCGGAAGAGTTGTCGGAGAAGACTTGGCTAAAATGATAGTTGACAGTTTTTTGGAAAGTAAATTTGAAGGCGGTAGGCATAAAATGAGAGTTGATAAGATTATCGCTATAGAAAATGATGAAGAAATATGAAATTAAAGACTTTAATACTTTCTGTGTTATTATCCTTGATGATAGTTATAAAAGTCGGGGCGGCAAGTGCGCTTAATGTTTCGGCTAAGGATGAAAACACAGATGTTTTAAAAAATGCAATCGACGGATATTCCATTGAAATACCCAAGGGTGCAAAGGTTAATATAAATGAGAACAACTTTAGAACTCAGGTGAATTTTGAAAATGTAAATATAAAAATTTTTCTTGAAAATTTAAAAAAGGAAATAGATTATAAAGAGTATAGAAATTATTCTTTGTTAGGGATAAAAAACACGAGCAATGAGCATATAATCACCGGAGAGGAAGGACTGATCTTAAATGATAGAGAGTCCTATTATATAGAATTCAACAGGAGAAAACTGACGGAAGTGCCCAAGGATAAAAATCATTATCTTATAATTTTTCAAAAAATAGCTTCCGATAAAGCTATGACTTTCATGGTCAAGTCTGATAAACTGGTTGATAAAGAGAGAGTTTTTTCAATGATTTCCTCTGTGAAATTCGATGTAAATAAAGTGGAGAATTCCATAAAGAAGGTGCCTAATGATATGAAAATAATCAACGATACACTTAAGGGTGCGGATTATTGGAGTGACGATACGAAAAAACTCTACAGAGATGATTTTTTGGAAAGCACCGAAAGAAAATGGGGGATTTTTGTAAATACTTTTTGGAACAGTCAAAACTTCAATAAGATAGAAAAAGAGATAGGACATCGTTTTAAATACTTGCTTTTGTATCATGATACGAGATTTAGCAATGAAATATACTCCGACGCTGTAAAGTTTGCAAGGGTGAGAGGCTCCTATATTGAATTTACTTTTCAAACTCAAATGAAAGATGGAAAAAATGAAATTTATGACGTTCTTCAAGGCAAAGAAGAGGATTTCATAAGGGAAATGGCAAAGAAAATAAAAGTGGCGGGACACCCTGTCTTTTTTAGAATCGGCAATGAAATGAACGGTGATTGGTGCAGTTACTGCGCATATAATACGGGACTTGATTCAGATATCTATGTGTATTTATACGATTACATATACAGGATATTTGCAGAAGAGGGTGCAAATAAATACGTCATATATGTATTTAATCCCAACGGAAAGAGTTTTCCGGATTTCAGATACAATGACGAATCGATGTACAGACCTCATCACACGAAGTATCAAGTTCTGGGTCTTACTCTTTACAACACGGGAAATTACTATCCGGGAGAGTATTGGACAGATTTTGAGTCGCTATATAAGGACCTATACAAGCATTCTTTGAAAAATTACGACAAGCCCATGATGATTACTGAATTTGCCTCAAGTACCATAGGAGGAGATAAAATTGCTTGGACAGAGGATATGTTCAATGTAATCGAAGAGAAATTTCCTGAAATAAAGGTGGCGATTTGGTTTAGCGGAGTAGATTTAGATCAATGGGGACAGCCGGCGAGAATTTACGACATTACTGAACCTAAAGAAGTTTTAAATGTTTTTAAGAAATATTTGAGAAAGTAAAGAATATCACTTGACAAATGTTTTTATCCCTGATACTGTAGTAAACAATTAAATAAAGTTAATCAATAGCAAAAGAGGTCGCAGGTTACATTTAAAAGGGTAACTTGCCGAAGCGAAAGCTGGGGGTACGCAAAATATGCGTATCACTGTTAATTTAATTAAGCCCATTTTAAATTAGGGAGCTTTTGTTATTGAGGGCAGAAGGACTATATCGACCATGAGTGCTTTTGCTCATGGTCTTTTTGTATATGGTCTTTGGAGGATTTATGAAAACAAAGGTAATGAAATTCGGAGGAAGCAGCCTTGCAACCGCACAAAAAATTAAAGATGTGGCTAAAATCCTCGTGGATAAAAAACGGGATTTAAACAATATAGTGTGTGTAGTAAGTGCCATGGGAGATACCACAGATGATTTGATTGAACTTTCTTACAAAATTTCGCAAAAACCCGACAAAAGAGAGATGGACAGACTTATTTCCACAGGAGAGATGATTTCAATAGCGCTATTGTCAATGGCCATTGGAGAGTTGGGGGTTAAGGCGATATCCTTAACAGGTGAACAGGCGGGATTTAGAACGGCGGGAAGACACGGATTTTCTAAAATTTTGGATGTTGACACAACTCTTGTGGAGAAAAAATTAAAAGAAGGATATATAGTAATAGTTGCGGGATTTCAAGGCGTGAATTCAGCGGGAGATATAACCACACTGGGAAGAGGGGGAAGCGATACGTCGGCTGTTGCCTTAGCTGCAAAACTCGGCTGTGATTGCGAAGTCTATACGGATGTGTACGGGATTTATTCCGTGGATCCGAGAATTCATAAATCAGCTAAGAAACTGGAACATCTCTCCTACTTGGAAGCCATGGAGATGGCAAATTTAGGAGCGAAGGTCATCGATCCGAGAGCTGTTGAAATTGCCCAAAAGTACGAAGTGCAATTGTATATTGCACACAACAGCACAAAGATCATGGGTACTTATATAGATAAGGAGAATAATGTGGAACAAAGTATAATTTCTAATCTCTCAATACAGGATAATATCTTGCTGGTGGACAAAAAATTGCAGAAGGATGAAACAACTGCGGAACTTTTTTCAAAACTGGCAGGTAAGGATATAAACATAGATGTGATTTCTCAAAAGGATATAGAAGAAGACAGATATATAACATTTACATCACTTATAGACGAAAAAGATTTAATAATGGATATATCGGATGATTTTCATTTCAAGGAAAATGTATCAAAGGTGAGTTTAATCGGGAATGCCATGAGAAATCAACCGGGAGTTGCAGCGAGAGTTTTTGAACTTTTAAATGCAAATAATGTTGATTTTTATCAAGTGTCCACATCGGAAATTTCAATATCCTATATAGTGGATACGATAAATACAAATAAAGTAGTTAAATTGTTGGTGAAGGAATTTGATCTTTAGGAGGGAAAAGTATGAGTATATTTACAGGTAGTGGAGTTGCGATTATAACGCCGTTTAAGGAAAACATGGATGTGGATTTTGAAAAGCTTGGAGAATTGATTGAATTTCAAATCTATTCAGGAACAGATGCAATTGTAGTAGTAGGTACTACAGGAGAAGCATCTACCCTTACAGATGAAGAACAAGCTGAAGTTGTTGATTTCACCGTAAAAAAAGTAAATGGAAGAATACCCGTAGTAGCAGGAGCGGGCTCCAATGACACAAGACACGGAGTCAATCTTTCAAAAATGTGTGAAGCTGCAGGAGCCGATGCCCTTTTGCAAGTGACACCCTATTATAACAAGACTTCTCAAAAGGGGCTTTTAATGCATTACGAAGCTATAGACAAAGCGGTTAAAATCCCCAATATAGCTTATTCAGTTCCGGGAAGAACTTCAATGCACATAGAACCTGAAACAGTGAAGGCTTTATCGGAAATGGATAATTTTGTAGCTCTTAAAGATGCTACGGGAAATTTGGCATACACTGCAAAGGTCAAAAGTCTTGTCGGAGATGATTTCGATATTTATTCCGGAAATGACGATGTAGTTGTACCGGTGCTTTCTCTTGGAGGCAAGGGAGTAATTTCCGTTTGGGCGAATATATTTCCCAAGGCGGTGCACAAGATGTGTCATGATTTCTTTGCGGGAGATATTAAATCAGCGGCACAAATTCAAGTGAATTACAAAAAATTTATAGATGCGTTGTTTATGGAACCCAGTCCAATACCACTTAAGGCGGCTATGAATATAAAAGGGTTCGACGTAGGAGGACTCAGACTTCCTCTTTGTGATGCAAGTGAAAAAACAGTTGAAACCCTAAAGGAAATAATGGAAGAATTAGGTGAATGATGAAAATTTTTTTATCGGGAATAACAGGCGCCATGGGGCGTACAATTATAAATACCGTCGATGAAGATGAGGTGGTTGCAGGATTTGCCGGACGAATGGGAGAAGTTGACGGATTAAAAGTATATGGATACTTAGACGAGGTTGTGGAAGATTTCGATGTAATAATAGACTTTTCAAACAAATTCTGCACAAGGGACGTTCTGAATTTCGCCTTAGAAAATAAAAAACCCTTGGTAATTGCAACTACGGGAATAGAAGAAGATGTGGTGAAAATGATAGAAGAAGCATCGGAGGATATACCCATAGTATTTTCTTCAAATATGAGCATCGGGGTAAACACCATAGACATAATTTTAGAAAAACTCGTAGGAATGCTTGAAGGATTTGACATTGAAATCATAGAAAAACACCATAATCAAAAAGTGGACAGCCCCAGCGGAACGGCAAAGATGTTTTTTAATACCATAAAAAGAAACAGAGATGTCTATCCTGTTTACGACAGAACGGATGTACATGAAAAAAGAAAAAAAGAAGAAGTGGGTATTTCAGTAATAAGAGGCGGCACAATCACCGGAGAACACAGCGTTATATTTGCGGGAGAAGACGAGGTATTGGAAATAAAACATTCCGCAGGCTCTAAAAAAATCTTTGCAAAGGGCGCAATACTTGCAGCAAGATATTTATTGAATAAAGACAAGGGATTATACAATATGCGAGATGTACTGGGAGTTGAAAAATGATAAGACTTGGAATTGTAGGATATGGCAATCTTGGCAGGGCTACCAGATTTTTAATTGAAAAGGAAAAGGATTTAAAGTTGGTGAAAATTTTTACAAGGAGAAATCCCGAGACTTTCAATGACGATCTCTTTGAATCACTGGAAAAAATTAAAAATTATGTTGAAGATATTGATATTTTAATTTTAACCTTAGGTTCAGCAAAGGATATTCCTGAACTTGCTCCAAGAATTTTAAAAAATTTCAATACTGTGGATTGTTATGACAATCACGCTGAAATTCCGCATTATTTTGAAAAAATGAACGAAATTGCAAAATTAAACAAAAAGTGCGCCTTCATATCCACAGGTTGGGATCCGGGACTTTTTTCCTTGAACAGAATGGTTGCAGAGGCGATACTAACAGAGGGAAACACCTATACCTTTTGGGGCAAGGGGGTTTCTCAAGGACACAGCGACGCAGTAAGGAGAATTGACGGGGTAAAAAAAGCTGTTCAATACACCATACCCAAAGAGGAAATACTAAACAATATAAAGGCTCAAAGAGGC
Proteins encoded in this window:
- the dapB gene encoding dihydrodipicolinate reductase (Catalyzes the conversion of 4-hydroxy-tetrahydrodipicolinate (HTPA) to tetrahydrodipicolinate; High confidence in function and specificity), with product MMKIFLSGITGAMGRTIINTVDEDEVVAGFAGRMGEVDGLKVYGYLDEVVEDFDVIIDFSNKFCTRDVLNFALENKKPLVIATTGIEEDVVKMIEEASEDIPIVFSSNMSIGVNTIDIILEKLVGMLEGFDIEIIEKHHNQKVDSPSGTAKMFFNTIKRNRDVYPVYDRTDVHEKRKKEEVGISVIRGGTITGEHSVIFAGEDEVLEIKHSAGSKKIFAKGAILAARYLLNKDKGLYNMRDVLGVEK
- the ddh gene encoding diaminopimelate D-dehydrogenase (Catalyzes the reversible NADPH-dependent reductive amination of L-2-amino-6-oxopimelate, the acyclic form of L-tetrahydrodipicolinate, to generate the meso compound, D,L-2,6-diaminopimelate. Probably plays a role in lysine biosynthesis. Is highly specific for meso-2,6-diaminopimelate as the electron donor, since the following amino acids are inert for the oxidative deamination reaction: DL-2-aminopimelate, D-glutamate, L-glutamate, D-aspartate, L-aspartate, D-alanine, L-alanine, D-valine, L-valine, D-lysine, L-lysine, D-phenylalanine, L-phenylalanine, D-leucine, L-leucine, D-threonine, L-threonine, D-serine, L-serine, D-tryptophan, L-tryptophan, D-cysteine, L-cysteine, D-histidine, L-histidine, D-methionine, D-arginine, D-proline, D-asparagine, D-glutamine, D-isoleucine and D-ornithine. Moreover, exclusively uses NADP as the electron acceptor for the oxidative deamination of meso-DAP; NAD is inert; High confidence in function and specificity) produces the protein MIRLGIVGYGNLGRATRFLIEKEKDLKLVKIFTRRNPETFNDDLFESLEKIKNYVEDIDILILTLGSAKDIPELAPRILKNFNTVDCYDNHAEIPHYFEKMNEIAKLNKKCAFISTGWDPGLFSLNRMVAEAILTEGNTYTFWGKGVSQGHSDAVRRIDGVKKAVQYTIPKEEILNNIKAQRGNLKSYETHIREVFVVAEEGADKKKIEEEIVNMKDYFADYEVTVNFIDEEEFEKNHTDMPHGGYVIRVGESLDGKVEMYKFSLELMSNPNFTSLVAIASARALFRFMEQKNYGAHTVLDTPPYYYTKESHLENIEKYL